TCACTTCCTCTGTCCCTTCAGCATGCTCACAGCCCAGTCCTTCAGCGTTCTCCTAATCTGGAGATATAGTGGACCTAGAGCCTAAAGGCTCCATTCCAGTCTGCTTCCCACAATACAGAGACGGGTCACTTACGAACACAACTGAAATGGGAGTTGCTCCATTCACCGTTGTCCTGACAGCTGGCGTGAAAAGTCAGGATGCTGTCTCGTAGCTAGGGAAAAGAACACATGATCCATCTAAGTCACTGGGCATGAAATGTATCTGACACAGGCACTCCAGTGGAGGGTCCTCAAAATGCTGCAGTGGCTGGAAGAAGTTTCCACTTACTACTGCTGTGGTGAAAACTTTGAGTCCCCAAAGGTGCTCAGGACACCTGATGGGAAATGGCATCAGGAAGGTGCTGAGAGGGCCAGAGAGGATACATGCTTTTTTATGTAACTTACCCTCACAATTTCATAGCCTTCTATGCAGGTCACCTTCACGATGTCCTTGAAGATATACCTGTCCCTCTTTGGGTCAAGAACAGAGTTGGGGATGACACTCGGGGGACAGGTCACAGCTTTGAAGAGATGAAAATCAGTGATTAACTGGTTCAAGATTTACTCTCCTTCCGTCTCCCAATTTCTTTCTCCCCAGTGATTATTTTCCCTAGTAAACAGGCATCCTCTGTTTACTCAATACCAGCAGCTGTGAACATGTTAACATGCTGTTGTACCATGAATCTGATCCGGGACAAACTCTCTCCCTAACTCAGCAGCAGAGGGAACGCTTTCCCAAGTGTTTACTCACGATCCCCATAGTAGCGTATTTTCCAGCCTTTGTGCTGTACTGCGTGGTCTGTCTGGAAGATTACGTTAAGAATGTTGTTCCTAGTTTTGATTTCAGGAGGACCTGGGAATTTGCTGCCACAATAGGGACCAAAATGCTGCTTTCCAGAGACAAGCTGGGAAAAtaacaaacaagaagaaatgagaaatacgAAATGTGTTGAGagagatattaaaatatatattcagtatATACATCTTCAAATATATTCCCAAGAACTTCAAAAGGCAACATAGTTGAAAATAAAGTTAAGCAGTCAGAGGGTCTTCTGAATACGAGGAGATTGAAGGGAGACCCAGTGCATCCTGACTCCCTCCCTAAGCCCCAGACCTACTGTTAAGCTGTCATGGCAACTCCCTTTTGAGTCGGCTGGTTCCACGTCGAAGTCCCCACTGCGTATGGTCAATGCCACAAAGTAGCCGGGCTTCAGAGCCACTCGGTACTCACACCGCGAGTTCTCTGGGTACTGGTTGGGATAGTTGGGGCTGGCAATCTCCCCTGATGGCTCAGTGAAGACACTTCCACTGCAGTTCACTAGGATTAAGGAAGGAACACAGGTAGGATTCAGAAAGGAAATGGTCCACGTCTGAAGCTGAGAAGCTTTCCCTCTTCCAGTACATCTCCAGTCTCCCCAGTCACCTGCATTAACCATGTCACAACATTGCATCTTTCCAAGAAACTGAAACCAGGGCCACTCTCTATCCAATTAGCCAGCGACTTTAACTTCCATTGGCCTTTCTTTTTACCTTCCACCTGCGATTTAGGCCCCCTTTCCTCGTGCTCAGGTCCTCATATTATACTCCTTTCAACATGCACCATTTGTGACTTTGCAATTTTTTGATTCAAACCAAGCAGCCCCTTGGCCATTTTTGTGTCTTTATTGAACTGCCCTGTTTTGTCAGAGATTAAAAGATTCACAGATGGCAGTATGCTAAGAAGGGTCTCCATCACAGTCTTTAAAGAATGTAATTTAGTAGCTTCTTAATTCTTTTGACACAAAAAAGAAGAATGTTAAGAATATGTAATAGAAATTCCCAAAATCATGGTCTACTGCCAATTCAGATTTGCACTGggatggttttttccccaaaatatacCTGTCACAACTGGCTGAGAAGGTTGATAGAGAAGGTCTTCTATGTACAATATCTCACTTGGCCTAAATTAACTCTCACTGTTGACCACAGCTCATGTAGATCTCTTACCTCCACATGTTTTCTTATCCTCATAGAGGAAATAATCTGGTGGACAGGTACAGAAGTAACCTCCAATATAATTATTACAGTAATGACTGCAAGGTTCCTCCACAAAATCCGTGCACTCATCCAAGTCTGCAAGTGTGAAAAGATGAATCAGCCAAGATTAGGAGAGGGCCCTAAGGGCAGGAGGAGATGAGAAAGTGAAGCAAACACTGGTGGACAACAAGGAAAAGGTATCTCTAAGGCGGCATTTCTACTGGCCATATTGGAAAGCAGTCCTGTCTGCTGGGATCTCTTTTAAATAAGGCATTCTTGTAAGGAAAACCCTTCTGTCAGCTTTCCTCCCGCGCTAGCCTGGACACTAGAGAGATTCAGAGGAGGCTGTTTTAACCTTACCCACTGCAACATAGTAGGCCGCAAAACCAGTGAAACGTTCCTCATTAGAAAAGTCTGATTGGAAGCTCATAGTGAGGGTGTTAGAAGGGACATGAAATTCCTCCACAATCGAGGAGCCAGGGGCACGAGGTTTCTTCCGCCCACAAAGCACGCCTTCAACATGGCCACCAGACAGGATCTGCAGAAGAATGCAGAGACGTCTTATCTCATTACTGGAATATGTGTAATTACCAACACTTGAGTCTTTCAGCTTATAGGTGGCTAACCAAAGGCTTCTAAATTGCATGCATTTCTCACAATATTCAGGTAGATCTCCCAGGGCACAGCCATGTCACATAGCTAGCAGGAGGGACCAAGGCTGCTGTGTCATCCACCGAGCCGGCCAAGGGTGGAAGACAGCCAGCCAAGGTAGAGCTGAACAGAGTCCCTAGACAACCAGTTTCATGACATTTGTAAGATACTTGAGGAGTGTTCCCTCCTACTGACTTCCCAGCTGTGAAATACCTGTCTTAATTTCTCAGATACAAATTAATCCAGAAAGTTCTCTGTTAACATCCTTTCCTCAGACCCACTTGTACAAAAAATCAACACTGTGGTTCAACATGGCAAAACCAATCACTGACGGTCTGCAGAGTGGTCTAACAGGTTCATCGGTTTGTGGCAAAAGGACACATACAGCTCCCAGCAGAACACATCCATCCTACTGTCCCACCTTGGTCCTTCTCCAAGGTCTCCTTCTGGTGCTGCACCTGATCTTATCGCCCCTTTTCACACATAGCTATTGCAGGATAGGATGGTCTTGTTTCTGTCCGTTTGTGTGGAAATGCTTGATCTTTTGTGCCTTGTGGGACAACATGGAGCAGAGATAGCGGGTCTCTAAGTTTTAAGAAATCTGTGGTGCATAGATCATAGAAAACTGTGGTGTAATGGACCACAGCACTTTATCTGAGTGCCCACTATCCATACACAGATCTCTTGATTGTTTTAAACCTTCATCATTTCCAATCAATTTCTGATTGCATTAAATCATCCATGTCCACTCATGGATTAATTCTGAATAATTTCAAGGACAGAAAAGCAATGCCCTAAGAAAACGGTCCTTTTATACCTACAGTTCACTGGCGAAGAATATGCCTTGCAATAAGGAGGTGTCAGTGAGGCTTTTCCTATGAATATAGGAGAAACATGAGGAAGGGGGCATAGATGGGACACTCAGTTGGCAGGCAATGCTCGAGGTTATGAGGCAAACTCAAATCAATTTAGTGACTGCTAGCGCAGATACACTCAGTCATTTGGGCTTCTTGGAGCTCAGAACAGGAAGGATGTGTCTATCTCCTCTTCCAGCCCTGAGCTTTGTACACAGCTTTGCTGTTTTGTGCTCTAACCCGCCTTCTTGTCTTTTTCTCACTTGAGGACGGGGACAGTACCTTCACAAAGTCATATTCGCAGTTCTGCGATGGTTCAAGATCCAGATGTGTGAAATAAAGGCGAATGCCATATCCTGAAGGGACCTGGATTTCCCAAGATTCCTGCAAATCATTAGGATACACCTGAGGATAATTGGGTGACAAGATCTCACCATACATGGAGGCTGCATCAGCCCAGACAGGGAGGCAGAATAAGATAAGGTACctgagaaaagaggaaggaagatgACATTGCAGTAATCTTCTCTGTCCGCATATGCACAAGTACCTAATGAAAAAGCTAGTCTTTGGCTGTACATAGCATGCAGCATAGCTCCTGGCTTTGGAGTTTTAATGACCAATGCTGTGGCCGTGTAGGGCTTGTCTTTCTCCTGTAGCATTTCACACAGGAGTACAACCTCAGTCATGCTCTCGGCTCCTCTCGAGCTCTAGAAGAGCTGGTAACGCTGCAGGAGTTGAACACAAGGGTCTTAAGTGCTATTCCCTACTTCACTACCTTGTTCTAGAGGCTACTTGGGCTACAGATACATTCAGATTTGAGAATCAGTACAGTTCTACAGGAAAAACACctaatttataaaatgaaattattaatagACCTGAGTTCCCATTGGAGATTCAGTAACTCACCACATCTGGAAAAAGCAGatcttcctttctgaaaactTTCAGGAATTGGACTTTGGAGTTATGGTCTGGGACAAAAAACAGTGTGATTGATTAATGTTGCCTGTGCTTCTGCGTGTCTGCTAGGCAGGTCAAAGACCCTAAAACCCCAGCTTGTGGAGAATACAGCAATGTTTTGCCTCAAAAGTGAGTTTGTATCTCTGTTCCTTCCTGCATACATCAAGCAGGGATAGTAGGCTCTGTACTGACAAAATGGAGAGACGATCTCTATCTTGGTACTCACTGGTACTCACGTTCTCCCCGTATGACCATCACTGTCTCCAAACACCATGATGGTGCACAGCAAATTAAGATAGAAAGCACCGCCCCCCCGGGGTATCCAATCCATTcttcccagcaccccaaaaattATGCTAAGACCCTGGGGTTGGGGAGCAACTTGTCCTGACTCTTCTAGCTGTCAGACAGCGATGCTcaggaatattttcctttcccatttctaATGCTTGAAATATTTACCTTCTCTCCCTAGTTcgtgtctggttttcttctctcttcccttctcttttctctcttgctctttttcttttttcttcctgttcgcAGCCTCCTCCAAACGTACCCAAGGCTGGGGAAGAGACCTCTAACTCGCAGTATCGCAGCACCCTCTGCCTGCGGGACGCGGCTCCCCAGCCTCCCGGCTGGGGCGAGATGCTCGGCTTGCCGGCTGTCGGCAGCAAGGGGGATTTCCAGAACAAGTTGCACAATCCTGTTGGCTCAGGCTGCGCGGGGGGAGCACACAGATCTGGCCTGGATTAGGCATTTTCGGGAAGTCAGATGACTTttgggaaaagggaggggaacaGGGTTTTCGGCTGcctcccctcttcctctcttccccctcccttttaaACGTTAGGATCAAAATCCAAAGGGTGTAGAAAAGGGAGAGTCCACGTGAGAGCTGGTCCAATgcttttgcatggaaaaaaatgtttgatcaTGCTGTCCAGAGACCACTTTGCTGGAGTCCACTCTGTCACTGCAGCCTGGTGGCCACAGGGCTGCTACCACGTGTGCTCCTCATCTGATGCTTCGGAGACCCTTtttttagggggggaaaaaaggaaaacatagtGGCCTATTCAATGTTGTGCCTCTCTGAGGCTACCAGCAGGAGTAAGAGTGCattgttttgctggtttttgttaTGGGAACACTCCTGGAAGTAAGAACTTACAACTACCTCTTTATTTACCAAGTGAACTTCATGTAAGAGCAACTGTTCATCAGACTTACCTCTGAAGCAAGTTAGATCTAAGACTCTTACGGAAAGGAGTTTCAAGACTTATGCCAGGTAGGACCCTTAATCCAGCCAGTGCCCACAAGCCAAGACCAAAATACCACCATACAAGCTAAAAGACCTGTCACTAATACTCTAGAAAACCCCTCCTCCTCACAAACCAGCTATACCAGGACCAAactagaaatgaaaatgtaaaactcTATTACAACCTCTACCCTTTACAGTCAGCACAGCACACTCCAGATCTTGTtttggccaggaaaaaaaatgattcaaGTTTCAACAGGCCATAGGTAAAGTGTGTTAGCAAAGCCCAGTTGAAAGACTCCTTTATATTGTCAAGGGAGAGAAACACCTACAGATGAATCATAACTGACTTCATTGTAATCAGGATAAAGGCTTTACTTGAAGAACACGTCTAGTCTGTTTTCTTTGTCAAACTGAGAATGGATAGAGAAAGAAGCGTGTCATCTCACTTCTGATGTCTCCTGGGAGCACAGAATGATGTTTCTAACTGGAATTTTGAGAACCAGGAAAACAGTGATGAAAGATACACAACAAATCATAGAGAGATGTTTTCTCTTCCGAACTGGGCAAAGTAAAGACCCTTCCAGTGACTCTTTAAGTcacaatcatattttaaaatgggcATGGCAGAAGTAAAATTAATGTCGGTTGATATATTATGCATGTCATTTCATCGCAAGGGAAttgtatattttcatattaacCTGACTCAGCTTGTCTGTAGCAGTGGTAAATTAATATGTGTGTGAGTATTAATAATTCTTTAAAAGACATATACctattaattaagaaaaatatagtTAAATAAAAAGGTACCTGCATTTTATATGGGCACATATCTGCATAATGCTAACTATTTATGCAGAAGACCAGTGATATTGATGTACATATTTACATTGAATACACATACAGCATTTGATTGCATTTGCCTAGATCTGTATTGTTTTCACAATTCATAAGATGAAACAGCTAGGTAATATATTTTACAATTCACTAAAACTATGTCAGAAATTATATTaaactaataatttaaaagaggCAAAATCATGCCATTAAGGTAAATAAATGATAACATTAACTTTACCAATGCAATATAATTCTGCTCAGAGGCACATGCATTCTCTCAAATTCCTAAATTACGTGACCACATACTACTTTTCCCAAATTGTGTAAGACAAACTTTTTCTTAAGATGACTCAGAGCTGCGTAGCTGTAACCTTTCTGCCAGATGTTATGAAGAGCAGTAGTGTTCCAGTTTTCATAAAATTACCATCTAAAACAGGCTTGACTGGCTTGTCTTCCCCTAGgaagttgggagaaaaaaagcttttcccaaGTTCTTACAAAAAAACACACTTTCCCATCTTGAAACACTGAGTCAGTGCATAAGAAGAAGTGCatgagaagggcaacgaagctgctgaagggcctggagcagaagtcttatgaggagcggctgagggaactggggttgtttagtctggagaagaggaggctgaggggagacctcatcgcgctctacaactacctgaaaggaggttgtagcgaggtgggtgttggtctcttctcccaagtaaccagcgataggacgagaggaaatggcctcaagttgcgccaagggaggtttagactggacattaggagaaatttctttactgaaagagtggtcaggccttggaacaggctgcccaaggaagtggttgagtcaccatccctggaagtatttaaaagacgtgtagatgaggcgcttagggacatggtttagtgggcatggtggtgttgggttgacggttggacttgatgatcttagaggtcttttccaaccttaatgattctatgattctatgattctataaaacaaAGGGAGTAAAtactaaaagagaaaacataacaCTAACTAGGTGAAATCCATCAGCAGGGAATCAAGGATATGTAAGTAGCAAGTAAAATATCCTTGATCCACCAAGAACTCGGCAGTAAGTTGCCTGTTTCCCTTTCTGCCAATAAGAGGATTCAGTGGGTTTCTTGCACACCACACTTCCCCACCTCACAGGCTGGTTTTGTTGTCACTGGTTAAATTCAGAGCCTTGGGTAAGCCCCAGGAAAACCTGTGCTGGCTCAGAACTGCTCGGTACAACCCACTGATTTCTACCTCTGCATACTGTACCAGAGTCTGTCCACCTCTCTTACTCCCTTCCGCACCGAGTCTGAATGCAAAGCTCCCACAGCCTCCCAGTAAAACTTGGGACCATTCTGCTCCATGCACTGTACCACACTGAGATGCCTCTTCCCTTCTGGATTCTCTTCCTCTATACCCCGGATGTAGCTTCAAGCGCCCGTGACTGTTAAGCACAGACGATGCCTGCACAGGCGATGCACCACCTTTCCTATGAAACAGAAGCCCTATAGTCTTGTTTGCACCTGAGGCCTTTTCACCGTGGGTGTGGTGCTCTGACAGCTGGAGATAGCCCACCATGGGATAACCAGCCCGGGTTCTGCCACGACCTTCCTAGGGATTTCCATCCTCACCGCATGCATGGCTTCACCAGTGGTGAACCAGTGGCTGCAGAGGACCAGTTTAGAGTTTCATCTATTAGAGTGAAATGTTCCTAAATACTTTGGCTTGCTTTAAACCACAAGGCTGTAAACTGCAGTGGCGGGGCTGCTGCTGTGAGAGGAACTGCGACGTTTCTGCAGCAGGACCAGTAACTTCCAGGAGACGGCTAGCGTGGGCCGGCGGGAGTGACAAGATGCTCGAGCTTTCTCTGCCCCCTGTCAGCCGGGGCAGAGCTGCCACGCCACGGGTGACGAGCGtctcctgcccccttcccccaGCCTAAAGCTAACGGCGGAGGCCCAGCGCCACGCCGAGggccgcccgccgcagccgctCCCGGCGGCACCGAGAGGCGGCAGCAGAGACCGGccggccccgcggagccggcGAAGAGCCCCGGCCCTGGGGGGCGTTCCCGCCCGGCCTCCCGATGACAAAATGGATGTCACCGGGGTGGCGTTCCTGATGCTGCGCTCCCTGAGCTCACCCACCGTAAACAGGGGACACGAACTGCAACTCCCCGATTTCGTGGAGGGGGGCCGGGGAACGGAACCAGGGATGTCTGAAAAAGAGGCTCTGAGATCACATTTATTTGTGCAGTAATTTCCACACGCAAAAGGTGAATTGTTTTCAAGCATACCGTTCCCTCCCTGTCTCAAACGTCCCCCGAGTCCCAGTTTCTCTGACTCTCTCCTGTTTGTCATTCACccattcctgatttttttcccgaCTGGCTCCAAGGCCTCCTATTCATCCTTCTaaggaaaacttattttcctgTCTTCCCCTGCCTGTTTTTCCAAGCAGTCACCCTTCTCCCTCCATATTCCATCTCCTGCTAGTGGTTATTTCTCTCCTCaccctccctctgctcttcccttggctcagTGATTCCCAGCTGCAGACTTCAGTCTGATTTAACTTTATTCTGACTCTTGCTTTTCCAGTATCTTCCTCCCCGTCAGTGTTGAACCCGAAACTGCAGTCCCACCCACTCT
This genomic interval from Calonectris borealis chromosome 1, bCalBor7.hap1.2, whole genome shotgun sequence contains the following:
- the C1S gene encoding complement C1s subcomponent isoform X2 → MYGEILSPNYPQVYPNDLQESWEIQVPSGYGIRLYFTHLDLEPSQNCEYDFVKILSGGHVEGVLCGRKKPRAPGSSIVEEFHVPSNTLTMSFQSDFSNEERFTGFAAYYVAVDLDECTDFVEEPCSHYCNNYIGGYFCTCPPDYFLYEDKKTCGVNCSGSVFTEPSGEIASPNYPNQYPENSRCEYRVALKPGYFVALTIRSGDFDVEPADSKGSCHDSLTLVSGKQHFGPYCGSKFPGPPEIKTRNNILNVIFQTDHAVQHKGWKIRYYGDPVTCPPSVIPNSVLDPKRDRYIFKDIVKVTCIEGYEIVRLRDSILTFHASCQDNGEWSNSHFSCVPVNCGDPIPIANAQAVYVSELHEPLYKAAFRYQCDAPYYTLKNKGDAVYQCSASGEWVNEEMGTKLPKCVPVCGVPSNPIQEKAKIFGGTRAEKGNFPWQVYFDYPRGGGVLISERWVMTAAHVLEGYDKPNMYAGVINVGRESLYWEAKQLIPEASFIHPGWKKQPIETRTDFDNDIALLKLRDPVKMGPNISPLCLPGKSPEYELQEGTLGYIAGWGQRERGRLPVYLWKAQIPVVDMVKCQSEKPEGSADSSAYRFTDNMICAGGGKDSCKGDSGGAYAIQDPLDDGRYYVAGLISWGPRCGTFGLYTKVVRYLDWITETMSKHEDAEAWQD
- the C1S gene encoding complement C1s subcomponent isoform X1, producing the protein MWYLILFCLPVWADAASMYGEILSPNYPQVYPNDLQESWEIQVPSGYGIRLYFTHLDLEPSQNCEYDFVKILSGGHVEGVLCGRKKPRAPGSSIVEEFHVPSNTLTMSFQSDFSNEERFTGFAAYYVAVDLDECTDFVEEPCSHYCNNYIGGYFCTCPPDYFLYEDKKTCGVNCSGSVFTEPSGEIASPNYPNQYPENSRCEYRVALKPGYFVALTIRSGDFDVEPADSKGSCHDSLTLVSGKQHFGPYCGSKFPGPPEIKTRNNILNVIFQTDHAVQHKGWKIRYYGDPVTCPPSVIPNSVLDPKRDRYIFKDIVKVTCIEGYEIVRLRDSILTFHASCQDNGEWSNSHFSCVPVNCGDPIPIANAQAVYVSELHEPLYKAAFRYQCDAPYYTLKNKGDAVYQCSASGEWVNEEMGTKLPKCVPVCGVPSNPIQEKAKIFGGTRAEKGNFPWQVYFDYPRGGGVLISERWVMTAAHVLEGYDKPNMYAGVINVGRESLYWEAKQLIPEASFIHPGWKKQPIETRTDFDNDIALLKLRDPVKMGPNISPLCLPGKSPEYELQEGTLGYIAGWGQRERGRLPVYLWKAQIPVVDMVKCQSEKPEGSADSSAYRFTDNMICAGGGKDSCKGDSGGAYAIQDPLDDGRYYVAGLISWGPRCGTFGLYTKVVRYLDWITETMSKHEDAEAWQD